GAAACGACCGAGGACCAACACAGGCCGGTCTTCAATGCTCAGCAGACGAGTCTTCGGCACATCTATGCCCGCCCGCATCGCCAGCTCGAGGGCAAGTGCTTCCCAGCCGATGACATTCCACTCGTCGGTGGATCGTGAGAACTTCGCTATCATCAGACTCCCGTCGTCGCCGGCCACTGAGGCCTTGGGTCGAGCACCCCCGAGCGAACCGGTACCAGCGTCAAGCAGCCGTTTGATCGCGACGTGCGAACCCTCCGCGGCGTCATCGGCAGCACGTTGCAGCTCGGGGAGCGACACCATCTTCGGCACGTGACCGTCGGCGCCGAGGTGTTCGGCATCGGCTGAGCGCCTGAACCGGAGCGCGCCCTGTCTGGTCGTGTCACTGACGCCGAGCAGATAATCGACTTCGGTGAGTCGGCGATCGCGAGCCGCTCCATCGCTGACCATCTTCCGATGCTGCTTGGCCACCAAGTTCCGACCCCACCTGTCGGGTGCACAGTCGCCGAAGGCACCCGGCAGTCCGGGAACAGTGAAAGGCGCTGTCGACAACGGAAGTTCGGGATCAATCGAATAGGCCCCACGGTGAGTCAAGTACTCGTCCGCGTATTTGAAGGTCGTCGATATCTGGGTTCGCGAAATATGAAAGTACGCAGTTCCCACGAATAGGGGCTGTCCGTCTCCGTCCATTTCGACGCGGATCTGCTCGCTCATCGACGGATCCGATCGGGCAGGCTCTCCGCGGACCGCAGCCGGCCCAAGTCCGTGCTGAGTGGGTCGAACGCTTCAGCTACATGGTCGAGTTGTCCCAGTGATTGCATCACGGACATCACAGCACCGATAGAGACTCCGGGGTCTCCACGTTCGATCTTCTGCAGTGTCGACCGGGAAATACCGGCGCGTTCGGCAAGCTCCTCTGCCCTGAGTTCTTGCATCAGACGCCAGCGACGCACCGACCCGCCCATATCGCCGAGCCGACGTCCGACTCTTCTCGTTATATCCACAGTGTTCCTTAATGAGTAATTTTCAACTCGCCAAATACCTTAATGAACAGAATACGCGACGTTACGAGGTGCATCAATTGCCTGCCGTACGTGGGTCTTGACCTGGACTTCAGCGACCAGCGGTCGGACTCTACGATCTTCACATGTATATCTGCTCTGATTCGACTGCCCGGAGCTCGAATCGAGGACCGACTCCGGTTCGGCACTCCTACCAGGTCGCTGAGTCGGCCTGCGCGAAGAACTATTGAGCATCTTGTTGCCTCACTGCGCCGGCGACCTTCACCAAGCCATATTCGACTGAGGGGACTGATGCATAGAAGGGAGAGAGGGTGAGAGGGTGAGTATCATACGGCGAGGACAGCCGGCTCTATAGAGCGACAGGTATTGTGCGCGCCGAGGCCATTCACAGACCGGTTGAGGGGTCGACAACACCTGCGAGGACATCGTTCCTTACGCCACGTGTGGGCCTCTGGACATAGGCAACGGATACGAGGGCCGCGGTAATCTGGAGGCCGTGTGCTGGTTCCTCGGCGTGCCCGCAACCTGAGCAGCAATCGGTTTGAGTTCCCCTCCCGAAGTGGGTGGGGCCTCCGTGGACCCGCGGCCAGGGCCGATACCGGTGCCCCTCCACGACACCAGTCACCACCCACTGATATCAGTGGCCAGAAGACGAAACACCACCCCACACCACAAAAAAGAAGAAGGGGCCCCGTCCATACGGACAGAGCCCCTCCTTCACAAATTTATTGCGGCGGCAACCTACTCTCCCACAACCACCAAGTTGCAGTACCATCAGCGCGCATGGGCTTAGCTACCGGGATCGGAACGGTTAACCGGGCGTTTCCCCACCACTATCACCACCGCAAAACCACCAGACCACCACTCATCCGAACAACCACATGCTCAAAGAATGAAAGTAGCAGTCCAAGAACCGCACAGCGAACGCGAACACCACCATGCAACATGACCGTCACATGTGACTCTCGTACAAACCTCAAAGCATTACCCGCACACACCACCCCCACAAAAGAAAAGGGTTATGTGAGTGATCGGCGTATTAGTACCAGTCAACTCCACACCTCACAGTGCTTCCATACCCGGCCTATCAACCCCATCATCTATGGGACACCTCACCCCAACAAAGGGCTGGAAATCTCATCTCGAAGCAGGCTTCCCGCTTAGATGCTTTCAGCGGTTATCCATCCCGAACGTAGCCAACCAGCCATGCACCTGGCGGTACAACTGGCACACCAGAGGTTCGTCCGTCCCGGTCCTCTCGTACTAAGGACAGGCCTCCACAAATTTCCTACGCACGCAGCGGATAGGGACCGAACTGTCTCACGACGTTCTAAACCCAGCTCGCGTACCGCTTTAATGGGCGAACAGCCCAACCCTTGGGACCGACTACAGCCCCAGGATGCGACGAGCCGACATCGAGGTGCCAAACCATGCCGTCGATATGGACTCTTGGGCAAGATCAGCCTGTTATCCCCGAGGTACCTTTTATCCGTTGAGCGACCACGCTTCCACAAGCCATGGCCGGGTCACTAGTCCCAGCTTTCGCTCCTGCTCGACACGTCCGTCTCACAGTCAAGCTCCCTTGTGCACTTACACTCGACACCTGATTGCCAACCAGGCTGAGGGAACCTTTGGGCGCCTCCGTTACTCTTTAGGAGGCAACCGCCCCAGTTAAACTACCCATCAGGCACTGTCCCTGAACCCGATCAGGGTCCGAAGTTAAGGAATCCAGAATGGTCAGAGTGGTATTTCACCGATCGACTCCACCCCAACTAGCGTCGAGGCCTCATAGTCTTCCACCTATCCTACACAAACCACACCGAAGCCCAATACCAAACTATAGTGAAGGTCTCGGGGTCTTTCCGTCCTGCTGCGCGTAACGAGCATCTTTACTCGTAATGCAATTTCGCCGAGTTCGTGGTTGAGACAGCAGAGAAGTCGTTACGCCATTCGTGCAGGTCGGAACTTACCCGACAAGGAATTTCGCTACCTTAGGATGGTTATAGTTACCACCGCCGTTTACTGGGGCTTAAATTCTCCGCTTCACAGGAAACCTGTTAACGGGTCCTCTTAACCTTCCAGCACCGGGCAGGCGTCAGTCCGTATACATCGACTTACATCTTCGCACGGACCTGTGTTTTTAATAAACAGTCGCTTCTCTCTGGCCTCTGCGACCACCACCAGCACATCCCACCGCTCAGGGTGGTTCACCGGGATGGTCCCCCTTCTCCCGAAGTTACGGGGGCATTTTGCCGAGTTCCTTAACCACGATTCTCTCGATCACCTTAGTATTCTCTACCTGACCACCTGTGTCGGTTATAGGGTACGGGCAACACACACCCTCACGCCGATGCTTTTCTCGGCAGCATAGGATCACCAGATCACCCCACCACTGTGGGGCGCCCATCAGCTCTCACACCACATGCGGGGACGGATTTGCCTACCCCCACGTGCTACAACCTTAGACCACGACTACCATCGCGTGGCCTGGCTACCTTCCTGCGTCACACCTCGCGCTTACCGACTCCACACTCAGGTCCCACCCCACACACCAACCAGACATCCGAAGACGCCACGGGTGAGTGAGGAAGTTAGTTTCGTGTGTTTTGGTATTGTCGGTTGTGTGTCGGTACCAGAATATCAACTGGTTGTCCATCGACTACGCCTGTCGGCCTCGCCTTAGGTCCCGACTTACCCAGGGCGGATTAGCCTAGCCCTGGAACCCTTGGTCATCCGGTGGACGGGTTTCTCACCCGTCTTTCGCTACTCATGCCTGCATTCTCACTCGTACCGGCTCCACCACTCGTTCACACGGCAACTTCACAGCCAGCACGACGCTCCCCTACCCAACACCCCACCATTACGGCTTATTCGGGATGCTGCCACAACTTCGGCGGTGTACTTAGCCCCGCTACATTATCGGCGCTCAATCACTTGACCAGTGAGCTATTACGCACTCTTTCAAGGATGGCTGCTTCTAAGCCAACCTCCTGGTTGTCTTCGCAACTGAACATCCTTTCCCACTCAGCACACGCTTAGGGGCCTTAGTTGATGGTCTGGGCTGTTTCCCTCTCGACAATGAAGCTTATCCCCCACTGTCTCACTGCCACGCTGAACCTTACCGGCATTCGGAGTTTAGTTGACGTCAGTAACCCGGTGGGGCCCATCAGCCATCCAGTAGCTCTACCTCCGGCAAGAACCACGCAACGCTGCACCTAAATGCATTTCGGGGAGAACCAGCTATCACAGAGTTTGATTGGCCTTTCACCCCTAACCACAGGTCATCCCCTCCATTTTCAACTGAAGTGGGTACGGGCCTCCACGCGCTCTTACACACGCTTCACCCTGCCCATGGCTAGATCACTCCGCTTCGGGTCTAGGACACGCGACTATACCGCCCTGTTCGGACTCGCTTTCGCTACGACTACCCCACAACGGGTTAATCTCGCCACGCACCGCTAACTCGCAGGCTCATTCTTCAAAAGGCACGCCATCACCCCAACAACGGGGGCTCTGACGGATTGTAAGCACATGGTTTCAGGTACTCTTTCACTCCCCTCCCGGGGTACTTTTCACCATTCCCTCACGGTACTATCCGCTATCGGTCATCAGGAAGTATTTAGCCTTACCAGGTGGTCCTGGCAGATTCACACGACATTCCACGAGTACCGTGCTACTCGGGCACGCACGCAACGCCGGCGCCACATGTTTCGCCTACGGGACTCTCACCCACTCCGGTCCTGGATCCCACCAGATTCGACTACACGCACCACACTCAACGTCTCGGCCATGCTGGACCGAACCACGCACACCCCTACAACACCCAGCCAGCAACACCAGCACGCTTGACACTGACAAGGTTTAGGCTCATCCGGTTTCGCTCGCCACTACTCCCGGAATCATTCTTATTTTCTCTTCCTACGGGTACTGAGATGTTTCACTTCCCCGCGTTCCCTCCACACATCCTATACATTCAGATGCGGGTCACCACCCTCACGAGTGGCGGGGTTTCCCCATTCGGACACCCTCGGATCACAGCCCGTTTATCGGCTCCCCGAGGCTTATCGCAGATTTCCACGTCCTTCATCGGCTCCTGATGCCAAGGCATCCACCATGCGCTCTTACACACTCACACACCCCCTCTAGAGGGTTGTATGCGTATGCGCGAAAAAACACTCTAAGATTTCACAAGAAAAATCACATTACATCACAACCCACGAATGGGTTGTGGATGCTCGCGTCCACTATACGATTCTCAAACCACTACCAAACACCACCCCAGACCACACAACCATCGGCTGCCGGACCAGGACGGGTCGGTCCTGTTGGAAGAAACCACACCCACACACACAGTGCGGGGCTTGTGATTCCAGGACCCAATAACGTATCTGCTCTAGCCCACCCCCGAAACCTCGTCGACAGGGCAGGTACCCCAACGACGCTGGTAGGTGTGAGCGATAATAGTGATGTTCCACCCATGAGCTCCCACCAGACAACACGAACGGCTGCCTCGATGGGGTTCTAAATGTGCGCTCCTTAGAAAGGAGGTGATCCAGCCGCACCTTCCGGTACGGCTACCTTGTTACGACTTAGTCCCAATTGCCAGTCCCACCTTAGACGGCCCCCTCCACAAGGGTTGGGCCACCGGCTTCGGGTGTTACCGACTTTCGTGACTTGACGGGCGGTGTGTACAAGGCCCGGGAACGTATTCACCGCAGCGTTGCTGATCTGCGATTACTAGCGACTCCGACTTCACGTAGTCGAATTGCAGACTACGATCCGAACTGAGACTGGCTTTAAGGGATTCGCTCAAACCTCACGGTCTCGCATCTCTCTGTACCAGCCATTGTAGCATGCGTGAAGCCCAAGACATAAAGGGCATGATGATTTGACGTCATCCCCACCTTCCTCCGAGTTGACCCCGGCAGTCTCCTATGAGTTCCCACCATCACGTGCTGGCAACATAGAACGAGGGTTGCGCTCGTTGCGGGACTTAACCCAACATCTCACGACACGAGCTGACGACAACCATGCACCACCTGTACACCAGCCCCAAAAGGGAAAGACTGTTTCCAGCCCAATCCGGTGTATGTCAAGCCTTGGTAAGGTTCTTCGCGTTGCATCGAATTAATCCGCATGCTCCGCCGCTTGTGCGGGCCCCCGTCAATTCCTTTGAGTTTTAGCCTTGCGACCGTACTCCCCAGGCGGGGCACTTAATGCGTTAGCTACGGCGCGGAGAACGTGGAATGTCCCCCACACCTAGTGCCCAACGTTTACGGCATGGACTACCAGGGTATCTAATCCTGTTCGCTCCCCATGCTTTCGCTCCTCAGTGTCAGTTACAGCCCAGAGTCCCGCCTTCGCCACCGGTGTTCCTCCTGATATCTGCGCATTTCACCGCTACACCAGGAATTCCAGACTCCCCTACTGCACTCTAGTCAGCCCGTACCCACTGCACGCGCAACGTTAAGCGTTGCGTTTCCACAGCAGACGCGACCAACCACCTACGAGCTCTTTACGCCCAATAATTCCGGACAACGCTTGTACCCTACGTATTACCGCGGCTGCTGGCACGTAGTTAGCCGGTACTTCTTCTGCAGGTACCGTCACCGTCAGGCTTCTTCCCTGCTGAAAGCGGTTTACAACCCGAAGGCCGTCATCCCGCACGCTGCGTCGCTGCATCAGGGTTTCCCCCATTGTGCAATATTCCCCACTGCTGCCTCCCGTAGGAGTCTGGGCCGTGTCTCAGTCCCAGTGTGGCCGGTCGCCCTCTCAGGCCGGCTACCCGTCGTCGCCATGGTAGGCCATTACCCCACCATCAAGCTGATAGGCCGCGAGCCCATCCCCAACCGAAAAAACTTTCCAGCACCACCCATGCGGGCCATGCTCATATCCGGTATTAGACCCAGTTTCCCGGGCTTATCCCGAAGTCAGGGGCAGGTTACTCACGTGTTACTCACCCGTTCGCCACTCATCCACCCCGGTGCAAGCACCAGGGCTTCAGCGTTCGACTTGCATGTGTTAAGCACGCAGCCAGCGTTCGTCCTGAGCCAGGATCAAACTCTCCATAAAAAATTATGTTCCAGTACTAATCCCAGCAAGACAGCCAACCAAGCCACGGGGTGACCCAGCTGACCACAAACCACGACCCAACCCACGAACCAACCCCCACCACAAAAGCAGGGAACCAGGCTCACCAGGTTGAACCGTGTGATTGTCTCACCAGAAAACAAATCATTCTGGCATCACTATCTGTTCAAACAAATACGCTATTGGATTCTCAAACCACAAACACACACCCATCACCACAACCGCACAAACGATCACGTTCACTGGGGGCGCCAGTTTCAAATTATCGCTCCCCGACCGCGTGTAAACCAGTCAACCAAACCCTGTTTGTGCTGGTCACACCCGGTGAAAACCAATCTCGAAGAACTCGTTTTCTGCGGGGCAACGAGATACAACTCTAGACCAGACGAACAGCCACGTGCAACTCCAAACCCGATCTCGCACAGTGACGCCCACCACACCGCCACGCGCGGCGTGGGTTGAAGGTGTGCAGATCCCCGCTGGCGCCCGGTTCTGCCGGTGCTACCGACGTTGCATGACCGCGGAAAATGCTTCCCCTCATACCGAGAATGACTCGTCACCGATAGCTGTCATCGCCGGAGCCTCCGGTTTCATCGGCAGATCTCTCTTCACGCCCCTGCGGACGTGGGGCCATCAGATGAGTATCGTCGGCCGGTCTACTTCCTCCGACGCCCATGTCTCCAGGATCGATCCTGCGGGCATCGCTGCCCTGGTCGACGGCGCCGACCTGCTCATCAACCTCGCCGGCCGCAGCGTGGGGTGCCGATACAACGAAGCCAACAGGACGCTGGTTCGGTCACATGAGGTATCGCGGCATCGGATCGGATGCCTCGGGGCCGACGGTGTCGCGCGGTCATCCATTCACACACGGGCAGCAGCGATTCGCCTGGGTGCATTTCGACGACGTCGTGCGTGCCATCCGATTCATCGATGAGCATGATGGGATCTCAGGACC
The Brevibacterium marinum genome window above contains:
- a CDS encoding type II toxin-antitoxin system HipA family toxin — encoded protein: MSEQIRVEMDGDGQPLFVGTAYFHISRTQISTTFKYADEYLTHRGAYSIDPELPLSTAPFTVPGLPGAFGDCAPDRWGRNLVAKQHRKMVSDGAARDRRLTEVDYLLGVSDTTRQGALRFRRSADAEHLGADGHVPKMVSLPELQRAADDAAEGSHVAIKRLLDAGTGSLGGARPKASVAGDDGSLMIAKFSRSTDEWNVIGWEALALELAMRAGIDVPKTRLLSIEDRPVLVLGRFDRFNDHRIGYMSAMTGAGLRDGDPADYLDIVEAIEDVSRQWRSDCAALYRRVAFSVAIHNTDDHLRNHGFLRGEAGWELSPVFDINPEPSLVVERQTAINGATEADQEPEALLELAPLCHLTTHAAREILNEVAEAVAGWRNLVPAMSIPSAEKEAVGDAIDVQLGRIRDVLRRAY
- a CDS encoding helix-turn-helix domain-containing protein, yielding MGGSVRRWRLMQELRAEELAERAGISRSTLQKIERGDPGVSIGAVMSVMQSLGQLDHVAEAFDPLSTDLGRLRSAESLPDRIRR